In Xylanibacter ruminicola 23, a single genomic region encodes these proteins:
- a CDS encoding vWA domain-containing protein — MTDLIPTRVHNLIIVDESGSMECIRKQAFTGMNETLQTVRMMQKKYPNQIQYVTLITFDSDHTKLHFDNTLADKTTDLKWKAYHPCAATPLYDAIGKGISKVNAQVEDGDHVLVTIITDGYENCSEEWTLKMVRTLIEKLKKQNWTFTLIGTDNLDVEEMAQSFAIEEHMEFTQDEKGTKEMFARERRSRERYNCCVAEGAPMNKGDFFKEN, encoded by the coding sequence ATGACAGATTTAATTCCAACAAGAGTTCACAACTTGATTATTGTAGACGAAAGCGGTTCAATGGAGTGTATCCGCAAACAGGCCTTCACAGGTATGAATGAAACCCTGCAGACTGTTCGCATGATGCAGAAGAAGTACCCCAACCAGATTCAGTACGTAACGCTGATTACCTTTGACAGCGACCACACTAAACTGCACTTTGACAATACGCTTGCTGACAAAACAACGGATCTGAAGTGGAAAGCTTACCATCCTTGTGCTGCCACACCTCTTTATGATGCTATCGGAAAGGGAATCTCAAAGGTTAATGCCCAAGTGGAAGATGGCGATCATGTCCTTGTGACCATCATAACAGACGGTTACGAGAACTGTTCAGAGGAATGGACGCTGAAGATGGTACGTACCCTTATCGAGAAGCTGAAGAAACAGAACTGGACCTTCACGCTGATTGGTACCGACAATCTTGATGTGGAGGAGATGGCCCAGTCGTTTGCCATCGAAGAACACATGGAGTTTACTCAGGATGAGAAAGGTACCAAGGAGATGTTCGCCCGTGAGCGCCGTAGCCGCGAACGCTACAACTGCTGCGTGGCTGAAGGGGCACCAATGAATAAAGGTGATTTCTTCAAAGAAAACTAA
- a CDS encoding DUF2795 domain-containing protein yields the protein MYWTLELASKLEDAPWPATKDELIDYAIRSGAPLEVLENLQEIEDEGEIYDSIEDIWPDYPTKEDFLFNEDEY from the coding sequence ATGTATTGGACACTTGAATTAGCTTCAAAACTTGAAGATGCGCCTTGGCCTGCAACCAAGGATGAACTTATAGATTATGCCATCCGCTCTGGAGCGCCACTAGAAGTATTAGAAAACCTTCAGGAAATAGAAGATGAAGGTGAAATATACGATAGTATAGAAGATATTTGGCCAGATTATCCAACAAAAGAAGATTTTTTATTTAATGAGGATGAATATTGA